A window of Paenibacillus sp. 19GGS1-52 contains these coding sequences:
- a CDS encoding glycoside hydrolase family 130 protein — protein MNIHRYAENPLITPADVFPHRADFEVIGAFNAGITTYKDEVLMLLRVAERPISLDPNIIKAPVYNPDTHELELLEFRKDDDRYDFSDPRVIRNKYKSGTFEYLTSLSYIRIARSTDGHQFTVDESPFIYPSNLQEVFGIEDPRVTQIGDTYYIYYSVVSPVGIGESMVSTTDFITLKPHGMIFGPDNKDVLIFPEPINGKYYALHRPTMKSIGEPNIWIAESDNLLYWGNHKHLLGLREGMWDSGRIGGGAVPFKTEKGWLELYHGATLDHRYCMGAVLLDLHDPTKVLARSNKPVMEPEADYEKNGFFGDVVFSCGAIVEGDIVKMYYGVADTSMACAELSLQEILDSLDYL, from the coding sequence ATGAATATACACAGATATGCGGAGAACCCGCTGATTACACCTGCGGATGTGTTTCCACACCGGGCAGATTTTGAAGTGATTGGAGCGTTCAACGCAGGGATAACCACCTATAAAGATGAAGTGCTGATGCTGCTGCGAGTAGCGGAGCGTCCAATCAGTCTAGATCCCAATATTATAAAAGCACCCGTGTATAACCCGGACACCCACGAATTGGAGCTGCTCGAATTTCGCAAGGATGATGATCGTTATGATTTCAGTGATCCGCGTGTGATTCGCAATAAGTATAAGAGTGGGACCTTTGAATATTTGACGTCCTTGTCCTATATTCGAATTGCCAGAAGTACAGATGGTCACCAATTTACGGTGGATGAGTCCCCTTTCATCTATCCGTCTAACCTTCAGGAAGTATTCGGAATCGAAGATCCGCGGGTTACGCAGATCGGCGATACGTATTATATATACTACTCGGTAGTTTCACCAGTCGGGATCGGAGAATCGATGGTTTCGACAACAGACTTCATAACCTTGAAGCCGCATGGAATGATTTTTGGACCGGACAATAAGGATGTGCTCATCTTCCCTGAGCCAATCAACGGCAAGTATTACGCCCTGCACCGACCTACGATGAAGAGCATTGGTGAGCCGAATATCTGGATCGCTGAATCGGATAATCTGCTGTATTGGGGCAACCATAAGCATCTTCTGGGACTTCGGGAGGGCATGTGGGACAGTGGCAGAATCGGCGGCGGTGCCGTTCCTTTCAAGACGGAGAAGGGCTGGCTGGAATTGTATCACGGAGCCACGCTGGATCACCGTTATTGCATGGGGGCTGTATTGCTCGATTTGCATGATCCAACAAAGGTGCTCGCCCGCTCGAATAAGCCTGTTATGGAACCGGAAGCGGACTATGAGAAGAATGGATTCTTCGGCGATGTGGTCTTCTCCTGTGGAGCGATTGTGGAAGGCGATATCGTCAAAATGTATTACGGCGTCGCTGATACGTCAATGGCTTGTGCAGAGCTGAGTCTGCAAGAAATTCTAGACAGTCTGGACTACCTGTAG
- a CDS encoding zinc-binding alcohol dehydrogenase family protein — protein sequence MKSIVCEQPDLFIFKEMEEPKLTQGSALVRIQRIGICGTDLHAYKGKQPFFTYPRILGHELAGIIEEIGDNELGLQAGDQVSIIPYMHCGKCIACRNGKTNCCTDMQVFGVHIDGGMRERVSVPLSHLIQTNGLTLDQSALLEPFSIGMHAVRRSELRAGEVVLVIGAGPIGLGVMAFAKQKGATVIAMDLNEERLDFCRKWAKVDYTVNAGQNPTEQIASITGGDYPTIVFDATGNQRSMTDAFRYVGHGGKLVYVGLVREEITFNDPEFHKREMTVMGSRNATLEDFDQVMAALKSGSIHVEPYITHRVPFGEMIAHFDSWLLPEEKVIKAMVEL from the coding sequence GTGAAAAGTATTGTGTGTGAGCAGCCGGATCTATTTATATTCAAGGAGATGGAGGAACCTAAGCTCACTCAGGGGTCTGCGCTGGTGCGCATTCAGCGCATTGGCATTTGTGGAACTGACCTGCATGCCTACAAAGGCAAGCAGCCCTTCTTTACATATCCGCGAATTTTGGGCCATGAGCTGGCTGGCATTATTGAGGAGATCGGAGACAACGAACTGGGCCTGCAGGCAGGCGACCAGGTCAGTATTATTCCATATATGCACTGCGGGAAATGCATCGCCTGCCGCAATGGTAAAACCAACTGCTGCACGGATATGCAGGTGTTCGGAGTGCATATTGACGGCGGCATGAGAGAACGGGTATCCGTGCCGCTAAGCCATCTCATCCAGACCAACGGCTTGACGCTGGATCAAAGCGCTCTGCTTGAGCCGTTCAGCATTGGCATGCATGCAGTACGCAGATCCGAGCTGCGCGCCGGCGAGGTTGTGCTTGTTATTGGAGCGGGGCCGATTGGCCTCGGGGTGATGGCTTTTGCCAAGCAAAAAGGGGCGACGGTGATTGCCATGGATCTCAATGAGGAGCGGCTGGACTTTTGCCGGAAATGGGCGAAGGTTGATTATACCGTCAACGCAGGGCAGAATCCAACTGAGCAAATCGCTAGTATTACAGGCGGGGACTACCCTACAATTGTATTCGATGCTACCGGGAATCAACGTTCGATGACGGATGCGTTCCGATACGTAGGGCATGGCGGCAAGCTGGTGTATGTCGGGCTGGTTCGTGAGGAGATTACCTTCAATGATCCGGAGTTTCATAAGCGGGAAATGACGGTCATGGGCAGCCGGAACGCAACGCTGGAGGATTTCGATCAGGTGATGGCAGCGCTGAAGAGCGGAAGCATTCATGTGGAGCCATACATTACGCACCGCGTGCCGTTTGGGGAGATGATCGCTCATTTCGACAGCTGGCTGCTGCCGGAAGAGAAGGTCATCAAGGCTATGGTAGAGTTGTAG
- a CDS encoding DUF1861 family protein gives MFQHRPSLKSVEELLQEFMSKDFNIMNAAKLSFTGIGDKDVYNISAPFEDAGEFVIAGRVESRDSEHSEVYFFVEKEGQWLPREDAPVLRLQDPFHTRIGQELIVGGVQTFPHPKKANRLMWRTVFYKGTELANLNLFFVGPDGMKDLRLVELHDGEIGVFTRPQWKGKKGGRGKIGFFQVSSWEELTMSTIVEAPLLDQLFYDSEWGGANEAHRLRGGKIGVLGHIARYDKRGRSYYPMVFTLDPKTGERTDVELIAVRAHFVPGPSKRPDLEDVVFSGGLLRHEDGTATLYAGTGDAEAQRITIDDPFIKYET, from the coding sequence ATGTTTCAACATCGGCCAAGTTTGAAATCAGTCGAAGAACTCTTACAGGAGTTCATGTCGAAAGATTTCAATATTATGAATGCTGCGAAACTGTCTTTTACCGGAATAGGTGATAAAGACGTATACAATATTTCCGCTCCTTTTGAAGATGCAGGGGAGTTCGTCATTGCCGGGCGAGTCGAGTCAAGAGATAGTGAACATTCTGAAGTATACTTTTTTGTGGAAAAAGAAGGGCAATGGCTACCCCGCGAAGATGCCCCAGTGTTGAGACTGCAGGACCCCTTCCATACGCGGATCGGTCAGGAACTCATAGTGGGTGGTGTACAGACATTCCCTCATCCCAAGAAAGCAAATCGGCTGATGTGGAGAACGGTTTTCTACAAAGGTACAGAACTTGCTAACCTGAATCTTTTCTTTGTCGGACCCGATGGAATGAAGGATCTCCGGTTGGTCGAACTCCATGACGGAGAGATTGGCGTATTTACTCGCCCGCAATGGAAGGGGAAGAAGGGTGGACGCGGCAAGATAGGCTTCTTCCAAGTGTCCTCTTGGGAGGAATTAACGATGAGTACCATCGTGGAAGCTCCACTGTTGGATCAGCTGTTCTATGATTCAGAGTGGGGAGGAGCCAATGAGGCCCACCGCTTACGGGGCGGCAAGATCGGTGTGCTGGGTCATATCGCCCGTTATGACAAACGGGGGCGCAGCTATTACCCGATGGTATTCACCTTGGACCCTAAGACGGGTGAACGCACGGATGTGGAACTTATTGCTGTCCGAGCTCATTTTGTTCCGGGACCGTCCAAACGTCCGGATCTGGAGGATGTAGTGTTCAGCGGAGGACTCCTTCGTCATGAAGATGGCACCGCCACTCTATATGCGGGAACAGGCGATGCTGAAGCGCAGCGGATTACGATTGATGATCCTTTTATCAAATATGAAACTTGA
- a CDS encoding sugar ABC transporter permease, whose amino-acid sequence MKENNNRLGWLFTSPYLLYSIVFFFIPLIWSFYLSFTNWDLIAPDFQFVGFDNFAKALQSPSVHAAFWVTYKFMLVFVPLVSVMALIVSVLVHSLPKYKSLFLVGFFLPYLSSGVVSALIVKGFLSYNSPLNMSLRKIGIRIDWLGTSWSALFIVGLIMAWKFTGYYALILTASLESIDHEVYEAAAIDGVNSKQRFWRITLPLLYPGFYTTLILAFGVTFGIFTEVYQLTGGGPNFATNTWQMEIFSQAFKNLQAGYASAVALLASIATFVSIYIIRKLLEKWGARNGWV is encoded by the coding sequence ATGAAAGAAAATAACAATCGGTTGGGCTGGTTATTCACCAGTCCTTACCTTCTGTATTCCATCGTTTTTTTCTTTATTCCGTTGATCTGGTCCTTCTATCTGTCCTTTACCAACTGGGACTTGATCGCACCAGACTTTCAATTTGTCGGTTTTGATAATTTTGCGAAAGCTTTACAATCACCAAGCGTCCATGCCGCATTCTGGGTGACCTATAAATTTATGCTGGTATTCGTGCCATTAGTCTCTGTAATGGCCTTGATTGTATCCGTGTTGGTTCATAGTCTTCCCAAGTACAAAAGTCTGTTTCTAGTGGGCTTCTTCTTGCCTTATTTGTCTTCCGGTGTGGTTTCTGCCTTGATTGTTAAGGGCTTTCTATCCTATAACAGCCCTTTAAACATGAGCCTTCGGAAGATCGGAATTCGCATTGACTGGTTAGGTACCTCTTGGTCCGCATTATTCATCGTCGGACTGATTATGGCTTGGAAATTCACGGGTTATTACGCCCTTATCTTAACCGCTTCTCTGGAGAGCATAGATCATGAAGTGTATGAAGCCGCTGCTATTGATGGTGTGAACAGCAAGCAGCGTTTCTGGAGAATTACTCTGCCGTTATTGTATCCGGGTTTCTATACAACGCTAATCCTGGCGTTTGGTGTGACCTTCGGGATATTCACCGAGGTCTACCAGCTGACCGGCGGCGGACCGAACTTTGCGACAAATACATGGCAGATGGAAATTTTCAGCCAAGCCTTCAAGAACCTGCAGGCAGGTTATGCTTCAGCGGTGGCGCTGTTAGCTTCTATAGCTACCTTTGTTTCGATCTATATCATCAGAAAACTGCTTGAAAAGTGGGGTGCGCGAAATGGTTGGGTCTAA
- a CDS encoding carbohydrate ABC transporter permease: MVGSKDHRRTRLILLYSLATVLLFVMVYPYLYMVLNSFADWGQVDRKLIPTSYSLKSYSWLFTGGESGVSRPWLGAFLNSVIVSIGSTVLMMLFAVMVAYALSKLRFRGRDTVNNFILFHMFFPSIILLIPSFLIIQKLGWYDTYWALIIPKGMSLWAIFMYTNFFKAVPTVFIEAAKLDGAKDFQILYRIMIPMSKSITSVIFLFLLMERWTELLWDMIMVRSDNMLTLNVLLSQMFGPYGTYPGPLYAGSVLLSLPIIILFIIFGKNFQQGMQVSLK; this comes from the coding sequence ATGGTTGGGTCTAAAGATCATAGAAGAACCAGGCTAATCCTGCTCTATTCCCTAGCGACTGTTCTTCTGTTCGTTATGGTATACCCGTACTTGTATATGGTGCTTAATTCATTTGCGGATTGGGGTCAGGTTGACCGCAAGTTAATTCCAACTTCATATTCTTTGAAATCCTACTCCTGGTTGTTTACAGGTGGAGAATCCGGCGTATCCCGTCCGTGGCTGGGGGCATTTCTTAACAGCGTGATCGTTTCGATCGGCTCCACGGTGCTGATGATGCTGTTTGCAGTGATGGTGGCTTATGCGCTTTCCAAGCTTCGATTCCGGGGACGCGATACCGTCAATAACTTTATTCTGTTTCACATGTTTTTTCCGTCCATTATCCTGCTGATTCCGAGCTTCCTGATCATTCAGAAGCTGGGTTGGTATGACACCTACTGGGCGCTGATCATTCCCAAAGGGATGAGCTTATGGGCGATCTTTATGTACACGAATTTCTTCAAGGCCGTTCCGACCGTGTTCATTGAAGCAGCCAAGCTGGATGGAGCCAAGGATTTTCAGATTCTGTACAGAATTATGATCCCCATGTCCAAATCCATCACGAGCGTCATTTTCCTGTTCTTGCTAATGGAACGTTGGACGGAATTGTTATGGGATATGATCATGGTTCGCAGCGATAACATGCTGACACTGAACGTATTATTATCACAAATGTTCGGCCCTTACGGTACGTACCCGGGTCCATTATATGCTGGTTCTGTACTGCTATCCCTACCGATAATTATCCTCTTTATTATATTCGGTAAGAACTTCCAACAAGGGATGCAGGTCAGTTTGAAGTAA
- a CDS encoding LacI family DNA-binding transcriptional regulator, with protein sequence MKDKVTMQDIAERLNLSKNSVSQALSGKDGVSEDTRKLIVETANQMGYVYSSSLRSPAPAAQRNGTIALIASDFAFSMKSFFGEIYLTVEQEATARGMNLQIQSISQKAAEQLLIPGILQNPSVEGVLILSHITTDYINSIIATGKPTVLIDHHHPYIQADSILTNNRFSAFEAIHHLAQLGHRKIGMLGNTSLSPSYYERSEGFQLAMNEFGLPVREEWILKDAEESAGYILKSIQSLKEQPSAWFCMNDGLGFLLCSTLQQLGVRVPEQVSIVSFDNGYLSQISTPTITTMDVNLKLYGHKAVEQLMWRIDHPNEPFTELLLPTKLLVRQSTGPAPE encoded by the coding sequence ATGAAAGATAAAGTAACGATGCAGGATATTGCCGAACGTCTGAACCTTTCCAAGAACTCTGTTTCTCAGGCTTTGTCTGGCAAAGATGGAGTAAGCGAGGACACTCGCAAATTGATCGTGGAAACCGCAAATCAGATGGGATATGTATATTCATCCTCTCTCAGAAGCCCAGCCCCAGCGGCCCAGAGAAACGGAACTATTGCGCTAATCGCTTCGGATTTCGCCTTTTCTATGAAGAGTTTTTTCGGGGAAATTTACTTAACGGTTGAACAAGAGGCAACCGCCCGGGGCATGAATCTGCAAATTCAATCCATTAGCCAGAAGGCGGCAGAGCAATTATTAATCCCTGGGATTTTGCAGAATCCGTCCGTTGAGGGGGTGTTGATCTTATCCCACATCACAACCGACTATATTAATTCCATTATTGCAACAGGCAAGCCTACCGTGCTGATCGACCATCACCACCCCTACATTCAAGCAGACTCGATCCTGACCAACAACCGATTCAGCGCTTTTGAGGCTATTCATCATTTGGCTCAGTTAGGTCATCGCAAGATCGGAATGCTTGGCAATACTTCTCTCTCACCCAGCTACTATGAGCGTTCCGAAGGCTTCCAGTTAGCGATGAATGAATTCGGTCTTCCTGTTCGGGAGGAATGGATTCTTAAAGATGCCGAAGAAAGCGCAGGCTACATATTGAAATCCATACAATCGCTGAAAGAACAACCTAGTGCTTGGTTTTGCATGAATGATGGCTTAGGCTTCCTGTTATGTTCTACACTTCAGCAGTTAGGAGTCCGAGTCCCTGAACAGGTATCTATCGTCAGCTTCGACAATGGCTATCTCTCTCAGATCTCTACGCCTACTATTACTACCATGGACGTTAATTTAAAACTATACGGACATAAGGCGGTCGAACAGCTGATGTGGCGCATCGATCACCCAAACGAACCCTTCACAGAGCTGTTATTGCCAACGAAGCTGTTGGTCCGCCAGTCGACTGGTCCTGCTCCGGAGTAA
- a CDS encoding extracellular solute-binding protein, giving the protein MLAACGSKKDNAATTVDGVTTIEFWAASNPTQQAYWQEMATAYEKTNAKVKINVSVIKESPSSEATIQAAIAGGSAPTLSENINRGFAAQLSASKALVPLDTLTGFSDIITTRKMTSTIEPWKFADGHQYVLPIYSNAMLFGWRLDLLKELGYDAPPQTYIEILELNTKLKAKYPDKFIWAKADLADPTAWKRWFDFFMIYDAASNGNKFIEGDKFVGDDKAGIATLQFIDDLRKNKGILAENVADPFETGTSLFIDLGPWTFKNWVEKFPDMKYNENYTLSMPPVPDGVDPKTSKTFADTKGLVIYASATKEQQAAALEFIKWVYSDPNNDAKWFEQTNLPPARDDLSTNESFKAILDKSPELKPYAENVPNAVPPMDNAKFNDLQTILGQEAWTKVVRGELDPETAWANMKTAIEGALK; this is encoded by the coding sequence ATGCTGGCCGCATGCGGATCGAAGAAAGACAATGCAGCCACAACCGTTGACGGAGTTACCACAATCGAATTCTGGGCGGCATCGAACCCCACACAGCAGGCATATTGGCAGGAAATGGCCACAGCGTATGAGAAGACTAATGCAAAGGTCAAGATTAATGTTAGTGTCATTAAAGAATCCCCAAGCTCAGAGGCTACTATTCAGGCAGCAATTGCCGGAGGAAGTGCTCCAACTCTTTCAGAGAATATTAACCGTGGCTTCGCTGCTCAATTATCAGCGAGTAAAGCATTAGTACCTCTGGATACGTTAACTGGCTTTAGCGATATCATCACTACACGTAAAATGACAAGTACCATCGAACCATGGAAATTTGCCGATGGTCATCAATATGTACTTCCGATCTACTCCAATGCCATGCTGTTCGGCTGGAGATTGGATCTTCTGAAAGAACTTGGCTACGATGCGCCACCACAGACTTACATTGAAATTCTGGAATTGAATACTAAATTGAAGGCGAAATACCCGGACAAGTTCATCTGGGCCAAGGCTGATCTAGCCGATCCGACCGCTTGGAAGAGATGGTTCGACTTCTTCATGATCTACGATGCCGCTTCAAACGGCAACAAATTCATTGAAGGTGATAAATTCGTTGGCGATGACAAGGCAGGCATAGCTACACTTCAATTTATCGATGATCTCCGCAAGAACAAAGGAATTCTGGCCGAAAATGTGGCCGATCCTTTTGAGACAGGTACCAGCTTATTCATTGACTTGGGACCTTGGACGTTTAAGAACTGGGTTGAGAAGTTCCCTGATATGAAATACAACGAGAACTACACATTGTCGATGCCTCCAGTGCCTGATGGCGTAGATCCGAAAACATCGAAAACTTTTGCGGATACCAAAGGCTTAGTTATTTATGCTTCTGCTACCAAGGAACAGCAAGCGGCAGCCTTGGAATTCATCAAATGGGTCTATTCCGACCCAAATAACGATGCGAAATGGTTCGAACAAACCAATCTGCCACCTGCTCGTGATGACCTATCCACCAATGAATCCTTTAAAGCTATTCTGGATAAGAGTCCGGAACTGAAGCCTTATGCAGAGAACGTTCCTAATGCTGTTCCTCCGATGGACAATGCCAAGTTCAATGATCTTCAGACTATTCTTGGACAAGAAGCGTGGACGAAAGTCGTCCGTGGTGAACTTGATCCTGAGACCGCTTGGGCCAATATGAAAACAGCGATTGAAGGGGCACTAAAATAA
- a CDS encoding tagaturonate reductase produces the protein MGMDVAEQRLKLSCLQSTDRQGAEEIRRMPVKILQIGEGNFLRGFFDWMINECRKQGNFEGSVAISQPRSSGSSKLETLKTQDGLYTLIIRGLEQGKAVEKLEIIPVLSRMIDPYQEWVDFLSIGQSPELEIIVSNTTEAGLIYRPEVLVDGTPIESYPGKLAYLLHKRFTAFAGDPVKGLLILPLELLERGGDELKRCVLQYSQDWGFSTAFMEWVERDNRFLNSLVDRIVTGYPASEAEAWFAKLGYRDELLNVAEPYHFWAIEGEVELEQQLPLQKSGLNVHWVQDLRPYHQRKVRILNGAHTLMTPLALLHGLSHVREVMEHAEFGVYVAAAVEQEIIPSMSRTTSMEPSELLLYADSVYERFSNPFIQHNLADIALNSLVKFKVRLLPSIVAYVELGCGLPERLIQGFAGLLRYYKVQETTTGFQGITLLGEQYPLRDDPALLSILAGIWYGAEDRALVDTTAMILDNQDLWGSSLCRIEGLLEAITYYLEELEGSSSEAVDFFARKK, from the coding sequence ATGGGAATGGATGTCGCAGAGCAGAGATTGAAGCTGTCCTGCTTGCAGAGCACGGATCGCCAAGGAGCCGAAGAAATCAGGCGTATGCCAGTGAAAATACTGCAAATCGGCGAAGGGAACTTTTTACGCGGTTTCTTCGACTGGATGATTAACGAGTGTCGCAAGCAGGGGAATTTCGAAGGCAGTGTGGCTATAAGCCAGCCTCGGTCTTCAGGAAGTTCAAAACTTGAGACGCTCAAGACGCAGGACGGACTATATACCTTGATCATTCGCGGTCTGGAGCAAGGGAAAGCAGTGGAGAAGTTGGAGATTATTCCAGTGCTGTCCAGAATGATTGATCCCTATCAGGAATGGGTGGACTTTCTGAGTATTGGTCAAAGTCCAGAGCTGGAGATTATTGTATCGAATACAACGGAGGCAGGTTTGATCTACCGTCCTGAGGTGCTTGTGGATGGGACACCTATTGAGTCGTACCCCGGAAAGCTGGCGTATTTGCTGCATAAGCGCTTTACGGCTTTTGCGGGCGATCCCGTTAAAGGTCTGCTGATCCTACCGCTGGAATTGCTGGAGCGAGGTGGCGATGAATTAAAGCGCTGTGTGCTGCAGTACAGTCAGGATTGGGGCTTTTCCACAGCTTTTATGGAATGGGTAGAACGGGATAATCGCTTCCTGAACAGCCTGGTAGATCGAATTGTAACCGGCTACCCCGCGAGTGAGGCAGAGGCTTGGTTTGCCAAACTGGGTTACCGTGATGAGTTGCTGAATGTGGCGGAGCCTTATCATTTCTGGGCTATTGAAGGCGAAGTTGAGCTGGAGCAGCAACTGCCACTGCAGAAATCCGGGCTGAATGTGCATTGGGTGCAGGATCTCCGGCCTTATCATCAGCGAAAGGTGCGTATTCTGAACGGCGCACATACCTTAATGACTCCGCTGGCTCTGCTGCATGGCTTGAGTCATGTAAGAGAGGTTATGGAGCATGCTGAATTTGGTGTTTATGTAGCGGCTGCGGTAGAGCAGGAGATTATTCCGTCGATGTCCAGGACAACGTCAATGGAACCCTCTGAGCTGCTTTTGTATGCGGATAGTGTCTATGAGCGCTTCAGTAATCCCTTTATCCAGCATAATCTTGCTGATATCGCGCTGAACAGCCTCGTGAAATTCAAGGTTCGGCTGCTGCCTTCGATCGTGGCTTATGTGGAACTGGGCTGCGGACTGCCTGAACGTTTGATTCAAGGGTTTGCGGGTCTGCTGCGCTATTATAAGGTGCAAGAGACAACGACGGGGTTCCAAGGGATAACCTTGTTGGGTGAACAGTACCCACTGCGTGATGATCCGGCACTTCTCTCAATCCTCGCGGGGATTTGGTACGGTGCAGAGGATAGAGCGCTGGTCGATACGACAGCTATGATATTGGATAATCAGGACCTGTGGGGCAGCAGCTTATGCCGGATTGAAGGATTGTTGGAAGCGATTACTTACTACCTAGAAGAACTGGAGGGAAGTTCCTCTGAAGCAGTGGATTTTTTTGCGCGAAAAAAATGA
- a CDS encoding aldo/keto reductase has protein sequence MKYRPLGTTGLDVSVLSFGASSLGSVFRDINEEEGIRTVHTAVEQGINYIDVSPYYGLTKAETVLGKAIKGLSRDQFLLSTKAGRIGAEEFNYTAAHITASLEASLKRLETDYVDILLLHDMEFVPFEQVIEEAIPALYRLKEQGKARFVGVSGLPLHVFEHTLAKADLDVILSYCHYSLNDTSLLHILPLLQEKGVGLVSASPISMGLLSTRPVADWHPAPEELKRVCKLAAAHCAAKGEDLAKLAVQFSVANEQIPTTLVSTGSVVNITNNIAWTDEPMNEELLQEVLEILQPIHNLTWPSGRTEYNL, from the coding sequence ATGAAATACAGACCGCTGGGTACAACCGGATTGGACGTTTCCGTCTTAAGCTTTGGAGCTTCCTCGCTGGGCTCGGTATTCAGAGACATTAACGAAGAGGAAGGCATTCGCACCGTCCATACGGCAGTGGAGCAGGGCATTAACTATATTGATGTGTCTCCTTATTATGGATTGACCAAGGCAGAAACCGTACTGGGCAAAGCGATAAAAGGCTTATCCCGGGATCAATTCCTCTTGTCCACCAAAGCAGGCCGGATCGGCGCGGAGGAATTTAATTATACAGCAGCGCATATCACAGCCAGCTTAGAAGCTAGTCTGAAGCGGTTGGAGACGGATTATGTAGATATTTTGCTGCTGCATGATATGGAGTTTGTACCTTTTGAACAGGTGATCGAAGAGGCAATTCCGGCATTGTATCGGTTAAAGGAGCAGGGAAAGGCTCGGTTTGTCGGTGTATCAGGCTTGCCGCTGCATGTATTTGAGCATACCTTGGCTAAGGCTGATCTGGACGTGATTCTCTCCTATTGCCATTATTCGCTGAATGATACTTCCTTGCTTCATATACTGCCGCTGCTGCAGGAAAAAGGGGTTGGACTTGTGAGTGCTTCACCTATCTCGATGGGTCTGCTCAGCACAAGACCTGTAGCCGATTGGCATCCTGCCCCTGAAGAGTTGAAACGGGTCTGCAAGCTGGCTGCTGCGCATTGTGCGGCCAAAGGAGAGGATTTAGCCAAGCTGGCTGTCCAATTCTCGGTGGCGAATGAGCAAATACCGACCACTTTGGTCAGTACGGGCAGTGTAGTGAATATCACTAATAACATCGCTTGGACGGATGAGCCTATGAATGAAGAGCTTCTGCAAGAGGTGCTGGAGATTCTGCAGCCGATTCATAATCTTACCTGGCCGAGCGGAAGAACGGAATATAATCTGTAG